A window from Flavobacterium gyeonganense encodes these proteins:
- a CDS encoding SRPBCC family protein produces MNLESPKVTVQKSAQELFGLLSDVKNFEKLMPDNIAKFEVTGEDAFIFGLKGMPEIKLKMKDKIAPNKIILGAASDKLPFTLVSNIDSISDSESAVQLFFEGEFNAMMAMMVKGPISKFIETLANNMNKL; encoded by the coding sequence ATGAACTTAGAAAGTCCAAAAGTTACCGTTCAGAAATCAGCCCAGGAATTATTTGGTTTACTGTCTGATGTAAAGAATTTTGAAAAATTAATGCCGGATAATATAGCTAAATTTGAAGTAACCGGGGAAGATGCTTTTATTTTTGGACTAAAAGGTATGCCGGAAATAAAACTTAAAATGAAAGACAAAATAGCTCCTAACAAAATCATTTTGGGTGCTGCAAGTGATAAGCTTCCTTTTACTTTAGTTTCAAATATTGATAGTATTTCTGATTCAGAAAGTGCTGTTCAGTTATTTTTTGAAGGTGAATTTAACGCCATGATGGCCATGATGGTTAAAGGTCCGATCAGTAAGTTTATTGAAACTTTAGCCAATAATATGAATAAACTTTAA
- the pyrE gene encoding orotate phosphoribosyltransferase, producing the protein MIFNKDTAEKTAELLLQINAIKLNPENPFTWASGWKSPIYCDNRLILSFPIIRNYIRDEFAKNIEKQFGKPDVIAGVATGAIGIGILVAESLGLPFVYVRPEPKKHGRQNQVEGFLQKGQNVVVVEDLISTGNSSLMAVEALRNEGANIKGMAAIFTYGFSVAEENFKNANIDLFTLSNYENLLSLAVQKQYISEDQQTTLQDWSVSPSTWRQE; encoded by the coding sequence ATGATTTTTAATAAAGATACCGCCGAAAAAACAGCAGAATTGCTTTTGCAAATAAATGCAATTAAATTGAATCCAGAAAATCCTTTTACATGGGCTTCCGGATGGAAATCACCTATTTATTGTGACAACAGATTAATTCTTTCATTTCCAATTATCCGAAATTACATTCGTGATGAATTTGCGAAAAACATAGAAAAACAATTTGGCAAGCCAGATGTTATTGCAGGGGTTGCTACAGGAGCCATTGGAATAGGGATTCTTGTTGCGGAAAGTCTTGGATTACCATTTGTATATGTACGCCCTGAACCTAAAAAACACGGAAGACAAAATCAGGTTGAAGGCTTTTTGCAAAAAGGCCAGAATGTTGTTGTTGTCGAAGATTTAATCAGCACCGGTAACAGCAGTCTTATGGCTGTAGAAGCTTTACGTAATGAAGGTGCAAATATTAAAGGGATGGCAGCCATTTTTACTTATGGTTTTAGTGTTGCTGAAGAAAATTTCAAAAATGCAAATATTGATTTATTTACATTGAGTAATTATGAAAACTTATTAAGTTTAGCCGTTCAGAAACAATATATTAGTGAAGATCAGCAAACAACTTTACAAGACTGGAGTGTTAGTCCTTCAACGTGGAGACAGGAATAA
- a CDS encoding NUDIX hydrolase, translating to MYKVFVNDKPLFLTNEISKETNFQLFLLESIDIEQLIVKIFQNKIQKAYLYHPDEKEIMKTLKAKIPVNKAGGGFVYNKKGEVLFIFRNGKWDLPKGGTEKGEEIEQTAMREVEEETGVNQLRITNKLQKTYHVFKRNGKYKLKITHWFEMYSDFEGTPQGQLEEGIEKVAWLNPEQIKEALKNSYENIKLLFEEEGKPIFKIPDSN from the coding sequence ATGTATAAAGTTTTTGTGAACGACAAACCACTTTTTTTGACAAATGAAATCTCGAAAGAGACTAATTTTCAATTGTTCCTGTTGGAGAGTATTGATATAGAGCAGCTTATTGTGAAAATATTTCAAAATAAAATTCAAAAGGCCTATTTATACCATCCCGACGAGAAGGAAATAATGAAGACGCTAAAAGCCAAAATACCTGTAAATAAAGCCGGAGGAGGTTTTGTTTATAATAAAAAAGGTGAAGTTTTGTTTATTTTTAGAAACGGAAAATGGGACTTGCCAAAGGGTGGGACTGAAAAAGGAGAAGAGATTGAACAAACTGCTATGCGCGAAGTTGAGGAAGAAACAGGTGTTAATCAACTCCGAATTACAAATAAACTCCAAAAAACCTATCATGTTTTTAAGCGCAACGGAAAATATAAATTAAAAATCACGCATTGGTTTGAGATGTACTCTGATTTTGAAGGAACACCTCAAGGCCAACTAGAAGAGGGTATCGAAAAAGTAGCGTGGCTAAATCCGGAACAAATCAAAGAAGCGCTTAAAAATTCTTATGAAAACATTAAATTATTGTTTGAAGAGGAAGGAAAACCAATTTTTAAAATTCCAGACTCTAATTAA